The genomic DNA TTCTCAAGAGAAGAAACCAGAATGCATGTGCATGTTGTCTCCAGTGAAGGAGAAGCCAAGTTCTGGCTTAAGCCGGAACTGGAACTGGCGAATAATTACAGGTTTTCCAGAAAAGAATTGAAAGAAATAGAAGCAATTATTGAGGAGCACCACCATGAGCTTGCCAGCGCGTGGATTAAACACTTCAGCAGTTGAAGTTACTCATGTTTCCAGTTACGGAATCTGGATCTTAACTGACGATAATGAACTTTTCATGCCTTATGATGAATTCCCCTGGTTTAAAGACCAGCCGCTCAAAAATGTCTTGAATGTTCAGGAACAGTCTCCTGGTCATTTTTATTGGCCTGAAATAGACGTTGACCTCACAGAAGAAATTATCAGACATCCAGAACGCTTCCCCCTCAAATCCAAAGTATTTTCTTCAGAGCTGGAAACACAAAACCGACCTTGATGAAGGTCTAAGGAAATTCTACGCACATTATGACCAAACTGATTCCGGTAACCCCGAAAACACATAAAGATAAACGCTGGAAACCCAGGGCTGATTATGAGTATGTCAGAGGTTCAGCTTTAGTTCCGATATTTAATGTTGATATTATCAGTGCTGCGGGTGAAATGCCCATTGTGTTTACCAAAAGAAATGAATCTTTTATGCCCTACGCAGTGCTGGGCTATGAACCTGACAACAATCTTTTTGTAGATGCAGATGGCAAGTGGACAGGCAGTTATGTTCCCTATGCCCTTAAAGGATATCCTTTTCAGGTGGCGTACAACCAGAACAAACAGCCCATACTTTGTGTTCTTGAAGGAAATGAGCAGATTACAGATAAAGAGGAAGGCATACCCCTTTTTGATGAAAATGGTAAGCTTACCAAACAAACCCGCGACAAAATGAATTTTCTGCTCACTCTGGAACAGAGCCGCACAGCAACAGCCAAGGCCTGCCAGGCACTAAGCAAATACGAACTTATCCAGCAGTTTCCGTTGGTATTAAACATCCAGTCCAAAAAACATAAGCTGGATGGTTTATACAGCGTTGACAGTAAAGCATTGGGGCAGATACCAGATGAAGGCCTGCTTGAACTGCGTAAAGCCGATGCTCTGGCACTTGCCTATGCCCAGCTTATTTCCAGACAGCACGCCTCAAAAATAGCCAGGCTGGCTGAAGAGAGGATGGATTCAGCAGAAGACGATACAGTC from Desulfonatronovibrio magnus includes the following:
- a CDS encoding SapC family protein, which encodes MTKLIPVTPKTHKDKRWKPRADYEYVRGSALVPIFNVDIISAAGEMPIVFTKRNESFMPYAVLGYEPDNNLFVDADGKWTGSYVPYALKGYPFQVAYNQNKQPILCVLEGNEQITDKEEGIPLFDENGKLTKQTRDKMNFLLTLEQSRTATAKACQALSKYELIQQFPLVLNIQSKKHKLDGLYSVDSKALGQIPDEGLLELRKADALALAYAQLISRQHASKIARLAEERMDSAEDDTVYEFSLDDKLNI
- a CDS encoding DUF4160 domain-containing protein, whose protein sequence is MTPTVFRKRGYRFFFFSREETRMHVHVVSSEGEAKFWLKPELELANNYRFSRKELKEIEAIIEEHHHELASAWIKHFSS
- a CDS encoding DUF2442 domain-containing protein — protein: MSLPARGLNTSAVEVTHVSSYGIWILTDDNELFMPYDEFPWFKDQPLKNVLNVQEQSPGHFYWPEIDVDLTEEIIRHPERFPLKSKVFSSELETQNRP